In Streptomyces sp. P9-A4, the genomic window CGGCCGAGCGGCGAGGAGTGCCCGCCGGGGACCCGCGACTCGATCCATTCGTACACCGACATGTTGTCGAGTGCGGTGCCGGTGGGGGTGGTCTGGTTCCAGTAGACGTCCCCCGCGTCGGAGAGGTCCCGGCGCAGCGCCTGGTAGACCGCCTTGAAGTCCTCGTCCGCCTGGGCGCGCGGGTAGTAGGCGCCGTTGAACCAGAGGACCTCCTCGGCTCCGTTGGGTCCGCCGCCGAGGAAGTCCTCCACGGTGAGGCCGAAGCGGCGGCAGAGTTCCAGGATCTTCTTGTGGCTGGTGTCGATCAGCTCGCCGCCGATCTCGGAGGTCTGCCCGTACGCCCAGTGGTCGCGCTGGGTCCACATGCGACCGCCGACCCTGGAGGGGTTCGCCTCGTAGAGCGCCGGGCTCAGTCCGGCGTCCTGGAGGGTGAGGGCGGCGGTGAGGCCGGAGATGCCCGCACCGACGACGGCGATCCGGGCGGTGCTCTTCACCGGCGGGGTGGGGGTGGCGGCGCGGGCCGGGGCGGCCGAGCCGAGGCCTGTCGCGCCGGCGCCGACGGCGATTCCGGCGGCTGCGGCGTACTTGAGCAGGGACCGGCGTCCGAGGGCGTCGGCCCGCATGCCGCGCAGCTCGTCGACGGGGATGTTCAGCCGGCGGGCATCGGCGTGCTCGGCGGCGAGGCGGTTCAGGAGGTGCATCGGGTTGGTGCGTGCCATGGGGCGCTCCTGGAGGTGGGTGGGATCAGCTCTGCGGTACGGCGACGGGGGCGGGTGCCTCTTCGGCGGGGCGCTCGGTGGCGTCCTCCAGGACGATCCGGCCGATGATCTCGTAGCGCTCGGGGCGCTTGGCCTTGAGGTAGAAGCCGAGGCCGAGGCCGCCGAAGAAGACGGTGCCGACGATCCAGGGGATCGCCTTGAAGAAGAGGGAGTCGGCGGCGAGACCGGCCGCGGTCTCCATGTTCATGATCAGCAGGACGACGACGGCGATCATCCCGATGCCACCGAGGAGCGGGGCGGTGAAGGTCTTGAACCAGTGCCGGTCCTCGGGGTGGTTCTTGCGGAAGTAGCCGATGACGGCGAAGGAGCAGAGGGTCTGGACGATGAGGATCGCCATGGTGCCGAGGATCGCGAGCAGCGTGTAGAGGTGGATGTACGGGTCCTGGCCGGTGAGCCAGAAGGCGGCGACGAGGCCGACGGCGATCGCGCTCTGCACGTACGAGGCGATGTACGGCGAACCGTGCCTGGCGTGCGTGCGACCGAGCGCCGGGTGGAGGAAGCCCTCGCGGCCGATGGCGTACAGGTAGCGGGAGGCGCACTGGTGGAAGGCCATCCCGCAGGCGAAGGAGCCGGTGAGCAGCAGCCACTGGAAGGCGTCGACGGCCCAGGCGCCGATGAAGGTCTGGGTGGGGGCGAAGAACAGGTCCAGGGGCGAGGCGGAGGCGGACAGCTTCACCGATTCGGCCAGGCCGTTCCCGGCGATCGTCATCCACGACACGTAGATGTAGAAGAGGCCGACGCCGGTGACGGAGATGAGGGTGGCGCGCGGGATGACCCGCTTGGGGTCGCGGGACTCCTCGCCGTACATGGCGGTCGACTCGAAGCCGACCCAGGACCAGAAGGCGAAGAAGAGACCGAGCCCGGCGGAGGTGCCGGTGAAGGCGTTCTTGGGGTTGATCGGCTCGACCGGGATGCCGTCGGGGCCGCCGCCGGCGATCAGGACGGCGGTGGCGACGGCGAACAGCACCGCGATCTCCGCGATGAGCATCACCCCGAGTGCCTTGGCCGTCAGGTTGATGTCGAAGTAGGAGAGCACGGCGGTGACGGCCAGCATGACCGCCGCGTACAGCACCCATGGCACGTCCACGCCGAGCTGGTCGGCCACGGTCGTCTTCGCGAAGTAGGCGAAGACACCGACGATCGAGGCCTCGAAGACGACGTACGCGAGGACGGCGAGCATGCCGGAGGCCATGCCCGCGATCCGGCCGAGGCCGTGCGAGATGTAGCCGTAGAAGGCGCCCGCGGCCGTGATCCGCTTGGCCATGGCGACGTAGCCGACGGAGAAGACGGTCAGGACGAGGGTCGCGAAGAGATATCCGGCGGGCGCGCCGGTGCCGTTGCCGAAGCCGACGGCGATGGGGAGGTTGCCGGTCATCGCGGTGATCGGGGCCGCGGTGGCCACGGCCATGAAGACGACGCCGACGAGTCCGACCGAATTCGCCTTCAGCCGGTGGACCTCTGGGGTGGAGTTCTCTGCCATGGCGCGAGAGCATCCTCGCGAGTGACGTAGGCCACAATCGACATGCGGTCGTGCAATTCCCGTCAGGGGGCGACGAGTTGTCGCCCCTGTGTGCGAACTGTCCGGTCCCGTGACCGTGGGGTGATGTCGCCGCAACACGGACGCGGGTAGCGTCCGGCTCCATGGACAATCAGGGCGGGATCACCGTGCAGCGGGCGCTTGAGCTCCCGGGTCTGCGCAGCGGGCTCCCGGAGGTCGTGGCCGGCGCGGACCGGCTGCACCGCACGGTGCGCTGGGTACACGCGGGCGAGGTGCCGAACATCGCTTCGCTGCTCAAGGGCGGTGAGCTGCTGCTGACCACGGGCCTCGGGCTGGGGACCCGGCCGGCCGAGCAGCGGGCTTTCGTACGGCGGCTTGCCGACCGGGGCATCGCCGCGCTCGTCGTCGAACTGGGGCCCCGTTTCGCGCGCCTCCCGGCGACGATAGTGGAGACCGCGCGGGCCGCCGGGCTGCCCCTGGTGCAGCTGCACCGCGAGGTCCCCTTCGTGGGCGTCACGGAGGAGATCCACACCGAGATCGTCAACGGCCACTACGCCCTCCAGCGGCAGGCCGAGGAGGTCCACCGGCAGTGCACGGTGGCGCTGCTCGGCGGCGGCGGCATCCCCCAGGTGCTCCGCATCCTGTCCGACTTCGCCGCCAACCCCGTCTTCCTGGAGACTCCCGACGGACAGCTGCTGTACGCGGCGGGCACCGAGTCCGGGCCCGCCGACCCGCTCCAGGTCTGGGACGGGCTGCGCGGCCAGCGGGCGGCCCGCGAGTCCGGCCCGCCCACCGGCACGGTCCTCGTCGACGTGCCCGGCGGCGGCCCCGGCACGTCCTCGGTACGGGCCCGCCTGGTCGTCCTCTCGGTCTCCGGCGCCCTCTCCCCCGTGCACCGGATGGCCGCCGAGCGCGCGGCCGGCCTCCTCGCCGTGGTCCTCATGCAGGCCCGGCAGGAGGAGGAGCTCGCCGCACGCGGCCGGGGCGACTTCCTGACCGACCTGGCGGAGGGCAGGATCACCGCCGAGGACGCCCCGGCGCAGGCCCGGGTCCTCGGCTTCAAGCCCGGCGACGGCCCGCTCCTCCCGGTGGTGATGCGCCTGGCCTCGGAGCTGTCCCCGTCGGGGAACTGGGCCCTGCTGGCCCGCGCGGTCCTCGAAGAGCTGGCCTCCGTCGGCGTCCCGGTCCTGCTGGGCGTCCGCCCGGTCGAGGGACGGGTGCCCCTCCTGCTGGGCCTGCGCTCGGAGACGGAGCGCACGGCGGTCGCCGACCGGGTCGCGGCGGCGCTCCGCGCGGGCGTGGCACGGGCCGGCCTGGAACGCGCCGGGGCGCACCCGCCGGTCGTCGTGGTCGGCGTCGCCGGCAGCTGGGCGGCCGCCTCGGCGGGCCTGCGGCACGCGGCGGAGACCGCGACGGCCGCGCAGGGCCTCTCGGAACTCCCCTGGTACGACGCCCGGCGCCTCGACATCGACCTGCTGCTGTGGCGACTGCACTTCCACGGGGACACGGTCCTCGCGGCGTTCGTGGACCGTGCGATCGGCCCGCTCCGCGAGCACGACCGCACGTCCCGGCCGCCGCTCCTGCCGACCCTGGAGACATATCTGGCGCACGCGGGCCGCAAGGCGGAGACGGCCCGGGAACTGCACCTCAACCGGCAGACCCTCTACAACCGTCTGGCCCGCATCTCGGAACTCCTGGGCACGGACCTGGACGACCCCCAGACGGTGCTGGCCCTCTCGCTGGCCCTCAGGGCCCGCCGCCACACGCCGTAGGAAGGCGCCCTGCCGGGCGGGCGTTCCACCCCGTGGAGCACCCGCCGCCGGGCTACCGCCCCGTCAGCTCGTCGTAGACGCTCAGCACATGCGCCACGGTCTCGTCCTCGGTGGGCCACGACCCCGCCTGCACCCGCCCGGCCGCCGCCAGGTCCATCCGCCGCTCCGTGTCGTCGAGCAGCCCCCGCACCGCGGCCGCGAGGGCGCCCGCGTCCCCGTACGGCACCAGTTCCGCCGCGTCCCCGACCAGTTCCGGCACTCCGCCGACCGCCGTGGCGACGAGCGGCACCCCGAGGCGCAGCGCTTCCTGGGCGAGCAGCGACCGCGCTTCCCACCGGGACGGCAGCACCGCGATGTCCGCCGCCGCGAGCAGCTCGGCGACGTCCTCCCGCCGCCCGATCAGCCGGACCGGCAGCTCCTCGTCCACGATCCGCCGCTGGAGAGCGGCCCGTTCGCACCCCTCCCCGGCGATCACGAGGAGCGGCTGAGGGTCGAGATCACGCCACTCCCGTGCCGCGTCGAGCAGCGTCCGGTATCCCCGGCCCCGTTCGAGCGCCCCGACGGCCATCAGCAACGGCCGCTCGACGGCGCCGAGTTCGGCACGGGCCTTGCCGTCGTGGAGGCATACGGGCCCACGGGCGGGCGGCACGGTGACGGGGGCGAGCCGGGCGTCACGGGCGCCGCGCCGCCGGGCCCGGTCGACCAGTTCGGAGGAGGTGGCGAGGACGACGGTCGCGGCGCGCACGGTCCTGCGCTCCAGGAGTCGCAGCACCCCGCCGGGCGCCCCGCACACCTGGTTCCGGCCGTCCCAGGTGGTGACGAGCGGAGTGCGACCGCTCGCACCGGCTCCCGCCCCGGACAGCGCGAGCGCGGCCCGGACGGAGGCCTGCAGGCCGTGGGCGTGGACCACGTCGGCGCCGATGCAGGCGTTGCGCAGCGCGGCGATCGTGGCGGGGTCGCCGAGGCGCGGCAGGGGCACGAAGTGCGCGCCGGCGCCGAGGTAGTCGTAGACGCGGTCGAGTTCGGCAGGGGCGCACACGGTCACCCGCACGCCCCTCGCCACCAGCCCCGAGGCAAGTGATCGGACGTGAGCGCTGCTGCCCGCGCTGCCGCCGCCCAGCACTTGGACCGTACGGAGCTGTGTCACCCGCCCAAGGATGCCAGCCCGCGCCCCTGACCGTACGCACGTTCCGCCACCGAAGTGGCGTGATTCCCGCCGCTGTTCCCTTGTACGGACGGAGTACGGCTCCGGGACCCGAACCCGCGGTTCACCCACTCGGGTGAGCGCACGAGACCCGCGCGCTCTCCCTCACCCGCAGTCGGCACCGCAGCCGCAGCCGACGACAGCGCCAGAGTCCGACCCAGAGCCCGAGTCCGAGTCCGAGTCCGAGTCCGACCCAGTCCCCGAAGCCATTCGCTCCGCCCAGACCGCCGCGCCGACCAGTCCCACCGCGTGGGCGGCCAGCCCGAGCCGCCCGTTGCCCGCGACGATCGCGCTGCCCACGGCGGCGCCGAGCGCGTGCGCGCCCGTGTCGCCGAGCATGGTGCGCTCACCGAGGTCGTCCCCGAGGACGGCCGCGACCGCCCCCATGGGCGCGGCGGCGAGCGGGCCGCGCAGCAGGCCTGGCGCGGCGAGCGCGAGCACGGTCAGCCCGGCCCGCCCCGGCCGTACATCCACCAGGTTGACCAGATGGGCGGTACCGGCGATGACGACCCCGGCGAGGAGCCGGTCCACGGCCCGTTCCTTGAGCAGCGCCCCCGCCACGAGCGAGGCGGCGCCGATCCCGAACAGCTTGACGGCCCCGCTGGTCACCTCGCCGTCGCGCAGCGCCGCCAGATGCGCCCGGAACCCGCGCCGGTG contains:
- a CDS encoding APC family permease codes for the protein MAENSTPEVHRLKANSVGLVGVVFMAVATAAPITAMTGNLPIAVGFGNGTGAPAGYLFATLVLTVFSVGYVAMAKRITAAGAFYGYISHGLGRIAGMASGMLAVLAYVVFEASIVGVFAYFAKTTVADQLGVDVPWVLYAAVMLAVTAVLSYFDINLTAKALGVMLIAEIAVLFAVATAVLIAGGGPDGIPVEPINPKNAFTGTSAGLGLFFAFWSWVGFESTAMYGEESRDPKRVIPRATLISVTGVGLFYIYVSWMTIAGNGLAESVKLSASASPLDLFFAPTQTFIGAWAVDAFQWLLLTGSFACGMAFHQCASRYLYAIGREGFLHPALGRTHARHGSPYIASYVQSAIAVGLVAAFWLTGQDPYIHLYTLLAILGTMAILIVQTLCSFAVIGYFRKNHPEDRHWFKTFTAPLLGGIGMIAVVVLLIMNMETAAGLAADSLFFKAIPWIVGTVFFGGLGLGFYLKAKRPERYEIIGRIVLEDATERPAEEAPAPVAVPQS
- a CDS encoding PucR family transcriptional regulator, producing the protein MDNQGGITVQRALELPGLRSGLPEVVAGADRLHRTVRWVHAGEVPNIASLLKGGELLLTTGLGLGTRPAEQRAFVRRLADRGIAALVVELGPRFARLPATIVETARAAGLPLVQLHREVPFVGVTEEIHTEIVNGHYALQRQAEEVHRQCTVALLGGGGIPQVLRILSDFAANPVFLETPDGQLLYAAGTESGPADPLQVWDGLRGQRAARESGPPTGTVLVDVPGGGPGTSSVRARLVVLSVSGALSPVHRMAAERAAGLLAVVLMQARQEEELAARGRGDFLTDLAEGRITAEDAPAQARVLGFKPGDGPLLPVVMRLASELSPSGNWALLARAVLEELASVGVPVLLGVRPVEGRVPLLLGLRSETERTAVADRVAAALRAGVARAGLERAGAHPPVVVVGVAGSWAAASAGLRHAAETATAAQGLSELPWYDARRLDIDLLLWRLHFHGDTVLAAFVDRAIGPLREHDRTSRPPLLPTLETYLAHAGRKAETARELHLNRQTLYNRLARISELLGTDLDDPQTVLALSLALRARRHTP
- a CDS encoding glycosyltransferase family 4 protein; its protein translation is MTQLRTVQVLGGGSAGSSAHVRSLASGLVARGVRVTVCAPAELDRVYDYLGAGAHFVPLPRLGDPATIAALRNACIGADVVHAHGLQASVRAALALSGAGAGASGRTPLVTTWDGRNQVCGAPGGVLRLLERRTVRAATVVLATSSELVDRARRRGARDARLAPVTVPPARGPVCLHDGKARAELGAVERPLLMAVGALERGRGYRTLLDAAREWRDLDPQPLLVIAGEGCERAALQRRIVDEELPVRLIGRREDVAELLAAADIAVLPSRWEARSLLAQEALRLGVPLVATAVGGVPELVGDAAELVPYGDAGALAAAVRGLLDDTERRMDLAAAGRVQAGSWPTEDETVAHVLSVYDELTGR